From a region of the Methanolobus tindarius DSM 2278 genome:
- a CDS encoding lipid II:glycine glycyltransferase FemX gives MALITDIFDDTEWDKFVLENPHGNIFQTSYMSKIYEKANKYEPVRLVARDEDSGNILALIQGSVICEMKGLLSSFSSRSVIHGAPLFVDSVLGRKAVQELIVHYNGLIKNKIVYTQIRNMWDTSDYHDILSGLGYEYEEHLDFLIDLDRNEEEIWSDIQKSRRKGINRAERDGITVKNVESMEELGLCYDLVLETYKRFKIPIADFSLFEAVFNDLSGTTYADFFIAYKDDEAVGTRITLNYKEMVYDWYAGSRMGVDYVDEALVWHILKTNAGKYKVFDFGGAGHPDKPYGVREFKRRFGGEMVNYGRYEKVHSTLRKKIAFIGLSFYNKIKV, from the coding sequence ATGGCATTGATTACTGATATTTTTGATGACACAGAGTGGGATAAGTTTGTTCTTGAGAATCCTCATGGGAATATTTTTCAAACTTCTTATATGTCAAAGATTTATGAGAAGGCCAACAAGTATGAACCTGTACGCCTTGTAGCAAGAGATGAAGATTCTGGGAATATCCTCGCTTTAATTCAAGGTTCGGTTATTTGTGAGATGAAAGGGTTGCTTTCGTCTTTTTCATCACGTTCTGTAATACATGGTGCTCCTTTATTTGTTGACTCTGTTCTTGGCAGGAAAGCGGTTCAAGAGCTTATTGTTCATTATAATGGTTTAATTAAAAATAAGATTGTTTATACCCAGATTCGAAATATGTGGGATACAAGTGATTACCACGATATATTGTCCGGCTTAGGTTATGAATATGAGGAACATCTGGATTTTCTTATTGATCTTGACCGAAATGAAGAGGAAATATGGTCAGATATTCAAAAATCACGCAGAAAAGGTATCAATAGAGCTGAAAGGGATGGAATCACAGTTAAAAATGTAGAATCGATGGAAGAATTGGGGCTGTGTTATGATTTAGTTCTTGAAACATATAAACGATTTAAAATTCCCATAGCAGATTTTTCCCTATTTGAAGCGGTATTCAATGATCTTTCAGGTACTACATATGCAGATTTCTTTATTGCTTACAAAGATGATGAGGCTGTAGGTACAAGAATTACTCTTAATTATAAAGAAATGGTATATGATTGGTATGCTGGTTCACGTATGGGTGTGGATTATGTTGATGAGGCTCTTGTGTGGCATATTCTCAAAACAAATGCTGGCAAATATAAAGTATTTGATTTTGGTGGTGCTGGTCATCCTGATAAACCGTATGGTGTCAGGGAGTTTAAGAGAAGGTTTGGTGGGGAAATGGTGAATTATGGTAGGTATGAGAAGGTACATTCTACTTTAAGGAAGAAGATTGCATTTATTGGTCTTTCATTTTACAACAAAATAAAGGTGTGA
- a CDS encoding acyltransferase codes for MYSKCGYVIGKDSYIAEGLVIAEKLEDKGNVIIGDRVAIGPNVILLSSSDPNNSKINPYVKIQRGKVTIKDDAWIGAGSIIMPDIIVGEGSVVGAGAVVTKNVADYSIVAGVPAKKIGVVEK; via the coding sequence TTGTACTCAAAATGTGGATATGTTATAGGAAAAGATTCTTACATTGCAGAAGGTCTTGTCATAGCTGAGAAACTGGAAGATAAAGGCAATGTTATTATTGGTGATAGGGTTGCTATTGGTCCAAATGTTATTTTGTTGTCATCATCTGATCCTAATAATTCAAAAATAAATCCCTATGTAAAGATCCAGCGTGGAAAAGTTACTATAAAGGATGATGCGTGGATAGGAGCTGGGTCAATTATTATGCCGGATATTATAGTAGGTGAAGGTTCGGTTGTCGGTGCTGGAGCTGTTGTTACTAAAAATGTAGCTGATTATTCTATTGTTGCAGGTGTTCCTGCAAAAAAAATAGGGGTTGTAGAAAAATGA